The following nucleotide sequence is from Vitis vinifera cultivar Pinot Noir 40024 chromosome 14, ASM3070453v1.
AGTCGTTCGCTTAGGTCATCCACCTCTCTGTGTAAGCTTCTAATGTAGTTGCAGGTCTCCTGTAGGACCTTGGAAGCTGACACCTATAGAAACAAAAATCAAGTctcaataagaaaaaatatcacaATTTCTGAACACTTGGTTAGGCATTATTGAGGAGAGTTTGTTGTGAATCAGTGTACAGGTTCCTGACTCTGACCATCTATAGTAAGCATATAAGTCAATAAGGTGAGGTTAAGGGTATGAGCCAACTCAGGCCACACATAAGTTTGAACCGAAAGGTGCAATCACAACTGTAGGTGGATGAGTGCCTGTGAATATATATGGCTTCTTGATGTCTGCGTCAAATCACAAACTGCCTGAGTGAGGGGTCCTATTAAACTACCGTATTACAGTTAACATGTAGTACATGCTGGCATGGTATATTCTCTATCTTCCTGAGGTAGCCCTGAGAAGATTTGAATTCTTAAGAAATATAAAAGAGATGGAGAGGAGAGCTACCTTGTCTGAACGCCTATTGCGAATCTCAGGAAGAAGTTGCTGCAACTTGGACACAAGTTCAATGATCTGATCATCTGAGATCCTCGAAGACCCTGACTGCCTCGACCTTCTGCTAGACATCCCTAGAATATGGTGTCTATGTCTGtcaaaaaaaatgggtttgagGGATTTAATATAGAAGCAGAGTTAACCCAAAAAGAGACAAGTGGGAAGAGTTTTTGCTTAGAGCAAAGCTTAGGCTCTCTCGAGGAAGAAGGCAAGTGTTGTTAGGTATAATCTATAGAGGAAGCGCTGAGAGAGATATATAAAGAGGAAGGACCACAAGGAAATAAgcagagagggagagagagtaCAATAACATCGACAGTGATGTTGGATGTGAAGAAGACAATTGCATTGGAGAAAGCAGTGGCCTAGGCTTGGTTTTtttatgagagagagagagagagggggggagagagagaggtgcTACAAGTTTCTTCTGTGTGTTCCCAAGTTGGGGTTTGATCTCAAGTGGGCTTAAAGAAATATGTTTGTTTTTGAGCTAACAAAGTGGGCCTTCATGTGTAGGTTTTCATACACAACACCATGTGATCATATGACTCCATTCCTCTCTAGTTAGCATCCGTGAATTCATTTTCCAACAACAAATGGTTTCTTGCCATATCACCTTACCCTTGGATTGGTTCTTGAACAAGCTGCAGGGAAATGAATCAGAGACCGTCTCGCTCAGTTATCACCTGAAATAGCAGATTATTCTCAATTAGTCCATCAAAAATAACCTAGTAAAAACTTCTCTCACTGTCTCTCCCCCTCTCCTTCTCTCCCTCTTCCCCTCTCCTCCTTTCCCcctctcctctctctttctctctctctctctctctcatataaTTCCCTTCCTTCCTTGTTTGGGACACAACTACGTGAGTGTTTCATCCTTCATTGTCAAAGCTTGTGTCACATGCCTTTCCCCTCCATGCACGACACGACACGTGGCATGTCTGAGTCTGGTACATATATTATAAGAAAGAGGCCTGTTAAAAATAGCAAAGATATGAAATTTCCATGCTTTGTTTAGCATAATCACGTGTAGCAAAAGAATTAACAAGGCCCTGCTAAATCTCAATGTGTGCATATCCACACGCATTAAGTTCGGTTTTCGCTAACCACTAGCAACTTAATGATTAACTATAATCTCTCTGTTATATACAAAGGTTAGGTTGCTTCTCTGATTCCTCTTTCATCTGCACAACTGTTTTTAAGTCTTCCATTAGACACGGATTTGGACTTCAGGTCATAGTCACAAGTTGGTACCTGTACTGTGTTACAAGTCCAAAAACAAAAGTTGGTAGTTGGGACCATTTAGAAAGTTTTTTAAGTTTTCATCCAATGGGGACATAAATAGTTTCATTTGAATGTGATTGGATGCATTTGGTGAAAATGAGAACTAGTTCTTTGGAGGACCAATCTGCCCTCTTTGAGACTACTTCAATAGCCAAAGGTTTAGGACCCTGTCTGTTGAAAACAGAGTTCCATTTTTCAACGGGGTGGTCCTATTCATTGTTGGAAATctattcaaaataaatgaaaatatatttccaaaggtaTGACTCTATACACATGCGTATTTAAGTAGTGAAGTGATGTAACCCAAATTGAATAGGCCTAATATCCTAAGGATGCAACCCCAAATTACAGGGTACCTTGAAATCTATAAATAGTGCTTAGGGACTGCcattttattcattcattcagCCATTTTATTCTTCCTCATCTTTCAACATTCTATTTGTCCCTGCATCAAAATTCCTATACACGTTTGCTTCTGTTAGCATACACCGTAAGTAAACAAATATAGCTTCATTATTTCCCAGAGGTGTATTTGCCATACTCTTGTGTATTAGGAATTTGGGAGTGAATCCCAAAATCCTATCCATAATTAGAAACTTTACAGACTAAGAACTTGTTTGAGAAATCTAGAAACCCTTCCTAATGCTTGGAAACGCTTCCTTGTAAAAATTAGGTGTTTGCCAAACTTTTAAAAACTCGCCAGATAATTCTTCAAACAAGCACTCCAAATTGAAAGTACTTTAATCAAAATCACTCCCAAATTGGTTCTAAATATAGCTCTCCCGATTACTCTTTGGGATTAGCTCCGATTGATAGCTTGTACAAGCAAATATCAAATCCTAGGGTGGTGCACATGGTTGTAGCACACCCCTCAGGATTCAGGTCCCCAACCCTCTATatgaaccaagaaaaaaaatgaaaaaaaaggaaaaacaatggCACACTTGAAGAGGTGTCGAGTACCCGACAAATAATTAATGATGTCTTAGCATATGGTCCTACCGTCCTAACTAGTAAGTCTAATCTGGTGTTACCACACTTCACTTTAATCTGGGGATTTAAATCTACAGAAATGGCATGTGTGGGTGCCTGAAATTGCGTTACTAGATGCCAAACTAAGCCTTATCTTTGCTTGTATTTAGTGTTATAGGTCTCAAATTTCAATACTAAATGCCAAATTTACCTCCAATACCTTATCTTTactttttatgttatttaaaacTTAACAGCGACTCTACATTTCAAAGCTATGTTGTCGTTTATGTTGTTATGTAACCTGCACATGATTGTAGTACAAAGGATCACAACTTTAAGATATACTGGGCCAGGGGCCCAACTGAAACCGAGGAAGTTAGGCCATTTGTacaaagctctgtttttctttatCTTGGTTGGTTGAGCTTTTGGCCAAGGTTCGAAACTCCAGATCTTAACCAATGTGCGGCCCTCATGTGCATTTGATTCGTAAGGGCATGAGATGAGATTTAAAAAGTTGATATTCCCTATTCTATCGGTGCATTTTTAAATGTTAGGCCTTGTTTGTTTCTCGGAAATAATTGAGAGGAAGAGCACCTTTTTACATCCGTCCAACACAGGCCCAAATTTGTGATCAGTAGTTGCGAGCTTGATATGTCATTTGGTGACCCTCGGCCTGGTTGTGTAGTTAGCCCTAAGGCATTACTTCTGGGCTGCTTATAGATTAGTGGTCTTCGTCAGGCCAAGTATCGGAGTTTTGGAGCTCTTGGGCCTGTCCATTGGGTTAACTCTTTTGGGCCTTCGTAACATATGTTGTAACGGTATACTTTGTCTATACAGTCACTGTAAAGGAGTTGCCTTATGGAACCCTGCAACCAGGGAAATCAAGTCTCTTCCAAGGACAACCTTGAGGCACTCGGAATTTTGGGAATGTGCGTTTACATTTACCGCATTTGGTCATGATCCTAAAACCGATGACTACAAGGTCTTCAGACTTTTAACCTGTTCAAATATGCCGGGCCGCCCTATCCAGAAAATGGAATTATACACTTTAAGCAGCGATTCTTGGAGACAAATGGACTTAGATGTGCCTGCTCACATTGAAGGAACTAATATCATAAACACATGTATGAAGGGAATAAACCACTGGTTGGGATCTGATCATGAGAATGGTGACGTTGTGATCCTTCTTTTTGACACGAGTGATGAAGTTTTTGGGGTGATACCTTTACCGGATTCTTTTGGCAACCAGCGAGGGGATATTGCAGTGTACAATGAAATGATTGCTTTGATTTTTTATCCAAACACGTACACCGACACAGACACAGCCACAGAGAAACGCTTCGATATGTGGGTGATGAGTGAGTATGGGGTTAAGGAGTCATGGACTAGACTGTTTACAATTGGAGCTGTTTCAGGTGTTGAGAGGCCTTCGGGATTTTGGAGCAATGGCGGAGTTTTCATGGGAAGTAGCAGTGGGGAGTTGCTTTTGTATAACCACTTCACTCAACAATTTAAGAATCTTGGAGTTTTCTCGGTTGCTAGACGTCCTAGCATTGAAAGATATATGCAGGTTATCATTTACAAGgagagcctagtttcccttaaCGGAAGGCATGAAGAGGAAGATGGTATCATTCGTGTCCCATAGCCATGGATGTTCTCTCTGTTTGTTGGTAATGGATGGATGGACATGAGATGGATTCTGGTAAgttactaattttatttattcaaatgaaGATGGTTGAGGAATGAAGCCTGTGGGCTGTGACTGTGAGCGAGAATTCTAGTACCTGTCTTTCCCAATTCTGATGATTGATTCAAGGCTGAAAAGTCAGCTCCATCTCATAGCAAGAGCTCCATGTTGTGAAAAGAATAAGTATTTGAGATGGACATGGATGTGAGATATCTCCTGAAACAAACTGATTAACCTCCCCTTCCACTTCTATCTCACCGCATCCtggctttttttcttttctttttttatcccTTTATcaccaatcatccttgggatcCTACGGGCATCTTCACATTTCTATGCAGCCAAATAGACGTTGGATAACTGAACATGAGCTCCATCTTCTTCTGTTCCATCACCATTTCCTGTCATTAGAAGCTCTCTAGCAGCAAGCTCTGCGACATCAATGTTGTTATGAGTTTGACAACCACTCAGTAAGGCACCCCAGACTGGAGCTAGTGGCTTCATGGGCATTCTTCTTATGAGCTTGGGTGCTTCCTCTAACCGACCTGCCCTGCAGAACAAGTCGACCATGCAACTATCGTGCTCATGTTTGGGTAAGATACCACCATATCAAGCTTCCATTTTGTTTAGTAGAAACTGGCCTTCTTCCTGGAGTCCTGCATGGGCACAAGCCATTGTGACTTCAAGAAGAACAACCCCATCTGGTCTAAGCCCATCTTCCACCTGCATTCTCTCCAAGCATTGCATGGCTTTTCTCACATGCCCATGTAGTGCAAACCCCCCAATCATAGCTGACCATGAGAACACATTCCTCTTAGGCATTCCCCTCGAAGACCTCTACACCAACATTTGACATGCATATCAACTAGCGCAGTCCCAATAAACACATCAGCCTCCAGACATTTCCTTTTGCTAACATACTCATGGATCCACTTTCCTTGCTCCAAGAGCCCCCAAATGAGCACAACCCTTAAGCGTAGTGTTCAAACAGAATTTATCAGGCTCAACTCCCGGAAGCATTCAAAGCCTCAGCAGCCAAACCACGCCCAACATAcccataaataaaaacattccaCTCTACTGAATTTCATCAAACAACTGCACTCTGCGTAGAAACGAACCAGCACAGTCTGGACATGCCCATCCGATGAAGAAACACCATTTTTCAAGACCAGGTTGGTAGTGGAACCACAATAGACTTTCCTTTAACAAATctacattttttcttcaaagaaaaGAATCTGAGATTGTAAATTCCTTGTTCTGCATAGGGTAATAACATCGTTCCAACAACCAATGACCTATAAAAAAGTTGAACATAGATTACACATGGAGAATGACAGATAAATACAGGAATGCGAAGTTGTAATTTATAATTGGGACATATCTTAAGACTCTTCATCATGCATAATCCATTTTTCAAGCTCATGATTGTAAGCTAAGAACTGATCATTTTTCCCAGAAAAACAAACCTACAAGTTAGATGAGGGCATGAGGGCACTAACACTGTAAATGGTCCTTAACGCATGCATAACTGATTCTTGGCCAAAATAAACATTTTGATATACTTGCATTAGTCTGTTAATTCAGTTGTAGAGAAGatcaactagaaaaaaaaaatttgggtgCAAAAAATTCTACCAAAGAGTAAGATATGTATTCATCCGAGCCACCAGTAAATGACTAGTTCTCAGACTTGGTGCAGTTAAAGGGGATCTCATAGGCTTAATGATGTTAGAGCCAAATAGAAGTAAAACTTGGAGgaagatggttttttttttcaagttcaaCATTCTTTTGATGGTAATACAATTGGTAGACAGAGTCAACAGTGTTGTTGATATATCATCCGTGCTCTCATGACTAGTCTTCCATTCGAAACCTGCAATATCCAAACCAAAAATCATCAAAGATTGCCCAATGCTTATCATATATCAGAACTGAATAACTTTTTACAGCCTACCACATGTTGGTTATGAACACATGAGGAGGAAATTGATGAGTAGAATTGAGTTTTCCACAGCCTTCACAAGCAAATAGATTGTTCTGCTCTACATGCTTCCAAAGCTTCTCAAATGAGCTATCCATGCACATAATCTGAGCCCCCAGGAATCAAATCAGGTAAAAACATACATGTTCTGAATGTGGAGACCTTAACAACTTATGTATTGAAGTTTCAAGGAAGAATTTTCTAAGTAAACTCTCATCTACACCGCGAAGCAATGAAGTAAACCGATAATACCTGGACTCAAAACTGCAATTATAACATTTTATTGTTCTTAAAAGGTTCATTCCAATGATGGTATGTGATAGGCACTCATTTGATGTACAATCCCAATTGTCTCTGCTATATTTTTCTCCTAGTGCAGCAAATGACAGAtgatgattttcaaaaatatcaagCAAGATTGAAGCAGCATCTCCTGACCTAGCTAATGGATGTGCCTGACACATTAGCGTCACTATTAAAACTGCCTATTCTAATGTCAAACCTTCTTCCTTTGGCAAAGAATAAATACGAATGTAACCCCGAGCCCACAAACTTACCTCCTTGAAGAAACAATTATGGGTACAAACTTGTTCATCCAATTCCGCATTTTGATTATCTGACAGTGGGGAAACTTGTTCTTCCGTTTCTGCACTTCGACTTTGTCCAGTAAATTGCTTTTGTCTACTTTCTCTCTCAAATTGCCTTTGATACTCCATATATTCGAGCTTTCTGGACTGTGCTTGAAGCTCAAGTTCATGACGCCTAGATTCTGTTGTTTCAATTCATCAACACTCACAGAAACGCCAGTAGTGGATTTTGGAGAATCACTGATAAGAAGCTGCTCGGTACCACCAGTGGCCTGGTATACCATAAAAAATTTAGCTAGCATCATAATGATATATCATAAGATTATCACTGCACTGAAAAAACAGAACCACACCTTTGAATCCTTTGCATCTCTAATAGacttgtttttttctctctttaatttttttttttgtattatcaTCAGctgaattaattttcttttgggtATCAAGGGCAGccttcataaataaataaataagtaaatgtaTCAAACCTTTTATATTACAACTTAGGAGTTTGCTTCAaaccataaaaatatttcttcaacaaacaaatatgatattCCTTTTCTGAAATAATAAATCCCTTAGGTTGATGCGTACAAATCTGTTCTTCAAATTCACCATGTAGAAAAACTATCTTGACATCAAATTGCTCTATACTTCACTACTAAAGAAAACTCTTCATTGAAATCCATACCCTCCTTTTGCGTATAGCCCTTGACTACCAAGCATGCTTTGAACCTAGCATCCTCCACTCCCGGAATTCCTTCCCTTCTTTGAAAGACCCATttgaaatcaataatattttgatttttaggcTTCTCAACTAGTTGCAACTAGTGGCCAAGTATGGTTATTTTGAAGAGATTCAATCTCCTCATTCATAACAACAATCCATTGTGTAGATTTTTTTTACTAGTGATGACTTCAATAAGTGTGAGGTTTCTCCTTTTAATGCTCTTTATCAAACTAAGTACATAAGAAATCAAATTTGCATAAGCATCTCTATGGTGGTTTAATCAACCCCTTTGTTCTATCTTTGGACAAACAATATTGTTGCTCTTATGATGCAGTTTCTTTATCATCAAGATGTTGTACTTCTTCCTCCTTTGGCTTTATTGAGATCATGTTTTCTATGGTTTTTGAAGTGTTAGGCCCAAACTCCACATTTTCTCATACACAAGGGTTGTTTCTTGTATAAAGTTACTTTTTCCTAGGACTTAACATTGCAGACTTATTAAAAGTTACATTTctactaataaaaaatttgtagaaATTTCAATATAAGCGCCATAACCTGTACCTTTCACTCCATCTACATATCTTAAGAATATGCACTTTCTTATCTTTGGTTCCAACTTAATTCACATGAGCATAAGCAGGACaacaaaaaattcttaaattaacATAATTAGAAGGGGAATTGGATCATGTCTCGTCAGAGGTCTTACAATTAATAGGAATTGAAGGAGAtctatttgtaaaataaaaagtcaaatttATTGATTTGGCCTAAAATTCCTTTGATAATCCTATATTCAAAAACATACATCGTGCTCTCTCTAAAAGAGTTCTATTCATTTGTTTTGAAACACTATTTTTTTGTGGAGTATGTCTAACTGTATATTGTCTCACAATACCTTCATTCTTACAAAACTCATTGAACTCCTTCCCACAGAATTTCATGTCATTCTCAGTTCTTAAGCATTTGATCTATTTTCCAGTTTGCTTCTCAATCATAGTTTTTCATTGTTTAAACTTCCCAAAGACATCACTCTTATGTTTCAAGATATATATCTGGACCTTTCTAGGGTAATCTTCAATAAAAGTCAACATATATCTTCTACCACTATGTGATACAACTTGAGATGGGCCCCAAATATCCGAATGGATGTAATCCAAAGTACTTTTAGTTTTATGAACACCTACATTGAATTTCACCCTGCATTGTTTCTCAAACACACAATGCTCACAAAAATCCAATTCTCCCATTTTTTGTCCATCAAACAAATCTTGTTTGCTTAAAATTGTCAATCCTTTCTCACTCATATGCCCAAGCTGCATATGCCACAATATGATAGTATTTGAAATTGATTCTAAGGTTGGAACTATAGTTGCACCTATAATTTATAAAGGCTatcaattttctttcctttcatcatAACAAGAGTACCCTTTGAAATCCTCGAAACTCCACCTCTAACCTTATATGTGCATTCATTAAAGTCAAGTGTCCCtaaagaaatcaattttttcttcaactttgGAACATGGCTTACATTAGTTAATGTCTTTGTAGTGTTATCATGCATCTTAATTCGAATTATGTCTATTCCAACAACCTTATAGGCTATATCATTTTCCACAGGATCTTTTCCACCACCTATAAGTTGGTAGGTACTAAACCAATCCCTATTGGGAAATATATGATAGGAGCATCCAGAATCAAGAATCCACTCATCATCTGAGTTATTAATAGTAATTGAAAGAACATCTGCAATATCTAAATTTTCTTCTACAATTGTTCTATcaccaaaattagaaattttctctttttcttttcctttatggtTTGAACAATTTTTCACATAGTGTCATTCTTTGTTGCAAATGAAACATTTGTTATTTCCTATGGACTTTGATTTATATCTAGATCAACCTTTCCtgccattatttttctttcctattctCTTTCTAGCTGCCAAACTTTGACCTGAGCCATCTTCTTTACTCTTAAACACCCTCTTCTTCAACTCTTTTAAGTTTAAGGTTGATCTAACATGCTTGATGGAGAGAGTATCTCTAGCATACATCATGGTATCCATGAAGTGCTCATAAGAATTCTATAGGGAACACAGTTAAAAGAGTATTTAATGTTACCAACTTAAACTAAGCAACCTAATGTACTAAAAATATGGATCAATTGCAATTGGATTTTAATTAAGTCATTATGAATTTCATATGTGGTcactttatttaaatttttaatcattttctttctattgcagtcatattttttatattatgaacATTATTTAGTACTTTGATTGCTATTAAGTGTATGATACAAAAAGTGTTATTAGCCTATTAGGTGATAGAGCCTAAATCCTCTTTATAAGATGAAcatgataacaaaaatattttttatcaagaaaCACATGAATCAAGTGTAAATATCATCATCAAGAATGGAGATCATCGTAATGATAATTAAATTGTTATAGTTGAATATTCTAATGAGCTCATAGCCATGAGCTATGATAACTTTTTAGTATAAACACTATTGTCAGACCCTTATAAGACATTCTAATgagtttttaatgttttattataACAACTCAACAATGTGAACGTTTTCATCAAGAAAAGAGATCATGGAACTAACTGAAAATTGAGgtgttattattaaatattctcAAGAACTCTTCGTCTCTTATCATAGTAACTTTACAATGTGAATATTATCATCAAGAAAAGATATTATGATATTGATAATTGAAATACCACTAATTGTCATTTTCATAAGCTCTTAACcttttaagataataattttatagtgtgaaaactattttcaagagTGAATCGTGAAACtaataattgaaatctcaataTTAGATGTTCTCACAAGCTCTTAGTTCCTTATCATACAGTAACTTTCAATGTCAATACGCTCGTAACACTTTTTTTTACCATAGTAATTTTTAATGTGAATGACAAAACTAAGTACCATTATTTAATATTCTCATGCGCTCTTAACTTTCTAGTGTGAACACTTCCATCAACAAGAACGATTCCCAAAAATTTTAGAGCCCCCGAAAAAAATAGGTTCATGATGAAGTGGGTCACCACAATAGAACAACCCTTGTTTGTAGTGATTGAGTTTTGGGCGCAGCTgcaaaaaaaatggtggaaacCAATCAACCAATGCCTTCGGAACAGACCCATCAAAGCCCCTTTTAGCAAACAAACAAATACGGCCTGAAAAAATGGGCTGTAGCTTTCAGACTCTGACCATTTTCTCATGACCAACAGTCAACATTGACAGAGCCCACGCCATCACAATAGCAACTTTTGAGGGACCCCCAAGAATCTAACAGAAAGATAGAGCTCTGCCCTATGCTAAACGCCAATATGGGCTCTGCTAATTGTCCTTTTCCATGAATGTGTGAACACACTTGAGGCCCAATTTTATGATATAATAATGGGTAATTTGCTTGGAATTTTATATGGGTTTAGAGAAGAAGCCAAAGCCCAAATAATTGGGTTGTGCCAATTGCCACGAGCCCATACGGGTCACCTGCACTCAGTACGTAACACCCACAAATTTGCAGCCTGCAGGCAGGCACCTAATGGGTCTGAGTACTGATGTGATGCTTCTCTGCCAAGTGTCCATTAAATCATGCGCGACCCACTCCTCAGTGggatcatttttcttttaagtttcCAAGGACTTCCCCACTATTCCGCCTTTTTTCTTACCTTTTCCATGATAAATGAACTGTAAAAGAGGTAAAGGAGGCTTGGACTATTATTTGGAACAGAGTAAAGTACAAATAATATATCACCCTTTTAGTGAATGTAATAACCAATCTCATAGAAGCTGTCCTTGCTTGCTTAAAGTTTGAACATGAGCCGTATACTTTGGAAGCTCACTTGACCTGCTGGGGAGAATTGGCAAAAAGCAACATGTGATCTGCACCTACAAGACTTTAGGGTAGGGTCCTAATGTGTCCCAAGTGGGACATTTATCAACACATCTCAAGCTTtacatttaagaaaaataaatcccTTCTGTTGGGTGTTGCTTTTAACAGATAGAGAGATGTCCTTAAGGCCTTATCTATAATGAAAAAGAGCACACATTAGCAACCACATGCAATGGAAAAGGTGAAATGGGGCAAGGGAAAGGTCTCTCTTTAGGGGCTGGAAAGGTGGGATTGTGTGGGGGTTGGTTTTGCCTTTTGGGTATTATCGTACAACAGAACTTAGAAAAGAAGGCAAAGGGTAATGAATCACCCAACTAAGCAGACAGATAACACAAGGGTTTATGCACCATAGAtattgataatataatatttccTTCTCCATTGGGAATGGAGCAGTGGGTACTCTTGatattcttcttcttgttttcttcttcacaTCCCCATATATCTACAACTATCATCAtgaaatggaaaatatgaaagcaAAAGGTTAATGGGACCCAAACATAATCAACACCCAACAGAGGCCATGTTGCTACAATTATCAAAATCTCTTCTCATATGTGATGGTGCTGTAGTTGCAAGAGTCTTGAGTAGGCCCCCTCGGGTCGGCTGATGAGCTCGGAGTGGCTACCTTGCTCTACAATGCGGCCATCTTGGACTACTCCAATGCTGTCCACCCCTCTAATGGTTGATAACCTGTGGGCAACAAGCACTGTGGTGCGCCCCCTCATCAGCCTCTCCAGGGCTTCTTGTAGCACACATTCTGACTCTGCGTCTAGTGCACTTGTGGCTTCATCTAGTAGGAGGATTGTTGGGTCCTTGAGGACGGCCCTGGCTATGGCAATTCTTTGCTTCTGCCCTCCTGAGAGTTGGACTCCTCTCTCCCCAACTGGAGTTTTATATCCATCAGGCAACCCGCTGACAAAGCCGTGGACATTGGCAGCTCGAGCTGCTTCAATTACTTCTGCTTCTGTTGCTCCATCTTTGCCATAGGCAATGTTGTCCAAAATGCTAGCTGCAAAGAGAGCTGGCTCTTGCTGTACCAACCCGATTTTGAGCCTCAAAGACTTCAGGTTCAAACGCCGGACATCTTTGCCATCAATCATAACTTTTCCAGCAGTTGGGTCATAGAATCGCTCGATCAGTGCAATGACAGAACTCTTACCAGACCCACTAGCTCCAACAAGGGCTTGGCTCTGGCCAGCTCGAATTCTT
It contains:
- the LOC100252480 gene encoding transcription factor PRE6, with amino-acid sequence MSSRRSRQSGSSRISDDQIIELVSKLQQLLPEIRNRRSDKVSASKVLQETCNYIRSLHREVDDLSERLSRLLATVDADSPEAAIIRSLIM
- the LOC104881711 gene encoding F-box/kelch-repeat protein At3g06240-like encodes the protein MACLALRHYFWAAYRLVVFVRPSIGVLELLGLSIGHCKGVALWNPATREIKSLPRTTLRHSEFWECAFTFTAFGHDPKTDDYKVFRLLTCSNMPGRPIQKMELYTLSSDSWRQMDLDVPAHIEGTNIINTCMKGINHWLGSDHENGDVVILLFDTSDEVFGVIPLPDSFGNQRGDIAVYNEMIALIFYPNTYTDTDTATEKRFDMWVMSEYGVKESWTRLFTIGAVSGVERPSGFWSNGGVFMGSSSGELLLYNHFTQQFKNLGVFSVARRPSIERYMQVIIYKESLVSLNGRHEEEDGIIRVP